A stretch of Paenibacillus mucilaginosus 3016 DNA encodes these proteins:
- a CDS encoding vWA domain-containing protein, which translates to MPSWGTVDDADPEPDKKTGEQGIAVKKSADGEESTSEVSNESTYTVSSDQGEEGAPLYHQADPDSMAEEAKQKERMFRKKLNRDARAAVSGSIHQKVKLIVHRPDYTPEAEQEYERLSRELMPIVREIARKTLPLLEQENSCEFARNQYHGSRFQADRVAYQDFRYFAKKRPPTENPALVVGLRVDESASMSAFGRLEAAKRAVLAVYEFCQLCQIPILIYGDTADVSRLEQMSIYAYTDFAQRDLHDRFRLMGIRARSNNRDGMALRMIAERLAAAPQQSKLLISLSDGQPKAMEDYTGSLALQDMQLTLAEYERKGVTFLAAAIGQDKEVIHRIYGSERFLDISNLNELPAKLVRIVARYL; encoded by the coding sequence ATGCCATCCTGGGGCACGGTCGACGATGCCGATCCGGAGCCTGATAAGAAGACAGGGGAGCAGGGTATAGCGGTCAAAAAGTCGGCGGATGGGGAGGAAAGCACTTCTGAGGTTTCGAATGAATCCACTTACACGGTAAGCTCGGATCAGGGGGAGGAAGGAGCGCCGCTCTATCATCAGGCGGACCCCGATTCCATGGCGGAGGAAGCGAAACAAAAAGAGCGGATGTTCCGCAAAAAGCTCAACCGGGATGCAAGGGCGGCGGTCTCCGGCTCCATTCACCAAAAGGTGAAGCTCATCGTCCACCGGCCGGATTATACGCCCGAAGCCGAGCAGGAATATGAACGCTTAAGCAGGGAGCTTATGCCTATCGTGCGGGAAATCGCCAGAAAAACCCTCCCCCTGCTGGAACAAGAAAATTCGTGCGAATTTGCCAGAAACCAATACCACGGCAGCCGCTTTCAGGCAGACCGCGTGGCTTATCAGGACTTCAGGTATTTTGCCAAAAAGCGTCCTCCCACCGAGAATCCGGCCCTAGTGGTGGGGCTGCGAGTGGATGAATCCGCGTCCATGTCGGCCTTCGGAAGATTGGAAGCGGCCAAGCGTGCGGTACTAGCCGTATACGAATTTTGCCAACTGTGCCAAATTCCCATCTTGATCTACGGAGATACGGCCGACGTTTCCCGATTGGAGCAGATGTCCATTTACGCCTATACCGATTTTGCACAAAGGGATCTCCACGACCGCTTCCGTCTGATGGGGATTCGGGCCCGGAGCAATAACCGTGATGGGATGGCGCTGCGCATGATCGCGGAACGGTTGGCGGCCGCGCCCCAGCAGTCCAAACTGCTGATCAGCCTCAGTGACGGGCAGCCCAAAGCCATGGAGGATTACACCGGAAGCCTTGCCCTGCAAGACATGCAGCTGACCCTTGCTGAATATGAACGCAAAGGCGTAACTTTCCTTGCGGCCGCCATCGGCCAGGACAAGGAAGTGATTCATCGGATCTACGGGAGCGAGAGATTCCTGGATATCTCCAATCTAAACGAACTGCCGGCCAAGCTGGTCCGGATCGTTGCCCGGTATCTTTGA